The proteins below come from a single Necator americanus strain Aroian chromosome V, whole genome shotgun sequence genomic window:
- a CDS encoding hypothetical protein (NECATOR_CHRV.G17708.T1) codes for MKRAIVGSGYLVLSLLGTCFNLSTLSVLPECERSLTRPLLIFFSIQLFIGIGTLLTVAIPVPYMIATDRSYFVNPLLIGAPGVLICLTLLSSYLIQFCICIYRNIRVVFNKFSETLFTDIVVKLLIVFASLLAVHISVIITRTTTIRRFSLHLLAWEQTDAEYITMLSVVVYSSMVGAMFYAFSIFDLLYQHIYDQEKHETIETTPKTLLFYQILHLICDAIFCLLIVLPRFEYFSKRPNLIIAHSFLNIFGSAIWPAISLIVYSEKVRNELCFRTILMLKMCSSPDNIQDRTRCNRMRSA; via the exons ATGAAGAGAGCAATCGTTGGATCCGGTTATCTCGTACTTA GTTTGCTAGGGACATGCTTTAATCTGTCTACGCTCAGCGTGTTGCCCGAATGTGAGCGATCACTCACTCGACCGTTACTAatattcttttcaattcaattatttattggTATTGGGACCTTACTTACCGTTGCAATTCCAGTCCCATACATGATCG cCACTGACAGATCGTATTTTGTGAATCCGTTATTGATTGGTGCACCAGGAGTACTAATTTGTCTCACACTCCTAAGTTCATATCTAATTCAATTTTGTATTTGCATTTATCGCAATATACGGGTTGTTTTTAACAAATTCTC TGAAACGCTATTCACCGATATTGTTGTGAAATTACTTATTGTATTCGCTTCACTGCTAGCCGTTCACATTTCTGTGATCATTACACGAACGACAAC TATCAGACGATTTTCACTACATCTGTTGGCTTGGGAGCAGACCGATGCTGAATACATTACTATGCTATCGGTTGTCGTTTATTCTTCGATGGTTGGAGCCATGTTCTACGCGTTTTCCATTTTCGATTTACTCTACCA GCATATATACGATCAAGAGAAGCACGAAACCATTGAAACAACGCCAAAAACATTGCTGTTTTACCAAATCCTACACCTTATCTGCGATGCCATCTTTTGCCTACTAATTGTGCTGCCGAGGTTCGAATACTTCTCGAAGAGGCCGAACCTAATTATTGCCCACTCGTTTCTCAACATATTTGGATCAGCCATTTGGCCCGCCATATCACTCATTGTTTACTCAGAGAAGGTCCGAAAT GAATTATGCTTCCGAACTATTTTAATGCTCAAGATGTGTTCGTCACCGGACAATATTCAAGATCGCACACGTTGTAATCGTATGAGATCTGCTTAG